One genomic region from Halococcus qingdaonensis encodes:
- the hpt gene encoding hypoxanthine/guanine phosphoribosyltransferase, translating into MNQLEESLLDAPIIEKEGYQYFVHPISDGVPMLEPELLREIVIKIIRKADVDVDKIVTPAAMGIHISTAVSLMTDIPLVVVRKRQYGLDGEVALSQVTGYSENEMYINDVDAGDRVLLLDDVLSTGGTLRGITGALEEIGAEIADVVAVIKKEGGGNELEDTDYDVRTLINVDVEDGAVVITDSHGDD; encoded by the coding sequence ATGAATCAGCTGGAGGAGTCGCTGCTCGACGCCCCCATCATCGAAAAAGAGGGCTATCAGTACTTCGTCCATCCGATCAGTGACGGCGTGCCGATGCTCGAACCCGAGCTCCTGCGCGAGATCGTCATCAAGATCATCCGCAAGGCCGACGTCGACGTCGACAAGATCGTCACGCCCGCCGCGATGGGCATCCACATCTCGACGGCGGTCTCGCTGATGACCGACATCCCCCTCGTTGTCGTCAGGAAACGCCAGTACGGCCTGGATGGCGAGGTCGCGCTCTCGCAGGTGACTGGCTACTCGGAAAACGAGATGTATATCAACGACGTCGACGCTGGCGATCGCGTGCTCCTGCTCGACGACGTTCTCTCGACGGGCGGCACGCTCCGCGGGATCACCGGCGCGCTCGAAGAGATCGGTGCGGAGATCGCCGACGTGGTCGCGGTGATCAAAAAGGAGGGCGGCGGCAACGAACTCGAAGACACCGACTACGACGTGCGGACACTGATCAACGTCGACGTCGAGGACGGCGCGGTCGTCATCACCGATTCACACGGCGACGACTGA
- a CDS encoding DUF7562 family protein — protein sequence MWGSRRNRGAKRITCIACGEDVRRSEAREYDKHGDRWERRNKAFEHLCKACHRDLCHQPRDELEALLVEIQTELGSCSQETFLARYEELVEDRYGPLEERER from the coding sequence ATGTGGGGGTCCCGGCGAAACCGGGGGGCGAAGCGCATCACCTGTATCGCCTGCGGGGAGGACGTGCGGCGCTCGGAAGCGCGCGAGTACGACAAACACGGCGATCGGTGGGAGCGACGGAACAAGGCGTTCGAACACCTCTGTAAAGCCTGTCATCGCGATCTCTGTCACCAACCACGCGACGAGCTCGAAGCGCTGCTGGTCGAGATCCAGACCGAACTCGGCAGCTGCTCGCAGGAGACGTTTCTCGCCCGCTACGAGGAACTGGTCGAGGACCGCTACGGCCCGCTCGAAGAGCGCGAACGCTGA
- a CDS encoding PfkB family carbohydrate kinase, with translation MTDLLAIGATALELTPPDDERLETATELNVSVTGPASNAAIAASRLGTASAWLSKLSDDALGRRVVGELRRHGVKPAVCWGGGRQGLTFTERATTAHDGGHIDDRAGAAVASLTRDDLSSLDFQGAETLFTSAATLALSDTLAGTVEELFAAFAGRTALALHRSRALDSSVGRERVESILSATDVLLASEEGAAALGEDGSPPEAAHALAAAHDLDTVVLADAGGSALVWRERTVHERDPPDAETVDERGALDALCGGFLGRRIAGDGVDEALAAGVACGALARTVQGSIPVVTPEEVDDCIAMMDGERSGRR, from the coding sequence ATGACTGATCTCCTCGCGATCGGTGCGACCGCTCTGGAACTCACGCCTCCGGATGACGAGCGACTCGAAACGGCGACCGAACTGAACGTCTCGGTGACGGGACCGGCATCGAACGCCGCGATCGCGGCGAGCCGTCTCGGTACCGCGAGCGCGTGGCTCTCGAAACTCTCGGACGACGCTCTCGGGCGGCGCGTCGTCGGCGAACTCCGTCGTCACGGCGTCAAGCCGGCGGTCTGCTGGGGCGGAGGTCGGCAGGGACTGACCTTCACTGAGCGGGCAACGACCGCGCACGACGGTGGCCACATCGACGACCGGGCGGGCGCGGCGGTCGCGTCACTGACGCGGGACGATCTCTCTTCGCTGGATTTCCAGGGAGCTGAAACCCTGTTCACGAGTGCGGCGACGCTCGCGCTCTCGGACACGCTCGCTGGGACTGTCGAAGAACTGTTCGCGGCGTTCGCTGGACGGACTGCGCTCGCTCTGCACCGTTCCCGAGCGCTTGACTCGTCGGTCGGTCGCGAGCGCGTCGAGTCGATACTGTCGGCGACTGACGTGCTCTTGGCGAGTGAGGAGGGTGCAGCAGCGCTCGGCGAGGACGGATCACCGCCCGAGGCGGCCCACGCGCTCGCCGCCGCGCACGATCTCGACACCGTGGTACTCGCCGATGCGGGAGGTAGCGCGCTCGTCTGGCGCGAACGGACGGTGCACGAACGTGATCCGCCGGACGCCGAGACAGTCGACGAGCGCGGCGCGCTCGACGCGCTCTGTGGCGGCTTTCTCGGCCGACGGATCGCCGGCGATGGCGTGGACGAGGCGCTCGCCGCCGGGGTCGCCTGCGGGGCACTCGCGCGCACCGTCCAGGGATCGATACCTGTCGTAACACCGGAGGAGGTTGACGACTGCATCGCGATGATGGACGGCGAGCGCAGCGGCCGTCGGTAG
- a CDS encoding SDR family oxidoreductase, which yields MAPHSLDGKSAIVTGASSGIGSETVRALASDGANVALAARREERLEEIAADIEDEHDVEAIVVPTDVTDEGAVEELLTETVEAFGRLDVLVNNAGLTRGGDVAELSTEEYRTMMDVNVDGTFFVTRAALPLLEESAGNLICMGSFAGQYPRPSNPVYAATKWWVRGFALSVAAAVGEDGVAVSVINPSEVRTEFGGDESFAEQFDEGDVTEPAEIADAVAFAARQETSTVSELDLFRRDKFSGF from the coding sequence ATGGCACCCCACTCACTCGACGGGAAGAGCGCGATCGTCACCGGCGCGAGTTCGGGCATCGGCAGCGAGACGGTCCGCGCGCTCGCCAGCGACGGGGCAAACGTCGCACTCGCCGCGCGCCGCGAGGAACGATTGGAGGAGATCGCCGCGGACATCGAGGACGAACACGACGTCGAGGCGATCGTCGTCCCGACCGACGTGACCGACGAGGGAGCGGTCGAGGAGCTCCTCACCGAGACCGTCGAGGCGTTCGGGCGACTCGACGTGCTCGTGAACAACGCAGGGCTCACTCGCGGTGGTGACGTCGCAGAACTCTCGACCGAGGAGTATCGGACGATGATGGATGTGAACGTCGACGGGACCTTCTTCGTCACGCGGGCGGCGCTGCCACTTCTCGAAGAGTCCGCGGGCAACCTCATCTGTATGGGGAGCTTCGCGGGTCAGTATCCACGCCCGTCGAACCCGGTCTACGCCGCGACGAAGTGGTGGGTGCGCGGGTTCGCGCTCAGCGTGGCGGCCGCCGTCGGCGAGGATGGCGTCGCCGTCTCCGTGATCAACCCCTCGGAAGTTCGCACCGAGTTCGGCGGCGACGAGAGTTTCGCCGAGCAATTCGACGAGGGCGACGTCACCGAACCCGCGGAGATCGCCGATGCCGTCGCCTTCGCCGCCCGCCAGGAGACCTCGACGGTGAGCGAACTCGATCTCTTCCGGCGCGACAAGTTCAGCGGCTTTTGA
- a CDS encoding DUF2298 domain-containing protein — MEYGLVALWLAAFLAIGLLATPLAARLFRDFPDRGVALSLPLSLATVGIVAYWLGHLSLTAGLVVGLIVLATLSVLSLRKLDREAFDLRAMAGPVLVFALAFAFMLTVRALDPAVHPGGGEKFLDFGLLKSLLRTSQLPPEDVWFAGEPVKYYYGGHLLTALLAKLTVTEARYAYNLVLAGFFGMLVTGTYGLAGAVADSRGRSARTAGVVAAFFVGFASNLEPAGRAVLWLLPDGLARTIADALGVTIEGLAASPAEFSYWGASRVIPGTVNEFPLFAWLNGDLHAHMLSTPFLLLAVACWFAYYRTPADELGRRRLLVFGALPPIAGLLTVINTWSFPTVAGVGWLALTFADSDPATLVPRLGDRLSRGRSLLGRELRRTASALAVAAGVLVLGGLWSLPFWLGSASGRAIAFLPDRSALGPLVVVYGAFVLVFVPYLASRSRGLTARTRRIALAATAGLIVLAWLVDAAAVALFGPLLLIGWLVLAARRNGTDSARAGSGIVGRARPAESDGGVDGRSGLPDVGFETVLVVAGVGLVLLVEFIYIQEDAGPGRFNTVFKTYAQVWVLFGTAAGAIGAWLVGAGRPTIGLSGGARTAGRVLLALLVLSTSIYGALALTDQVTSEASVATVDDPTLDALEFVSTTHPEEADAIAWLDSRAGQPHIVSAPGCYCNEDDGLTSYNWVNAPSSFTGLPTVVGWDHEIGYRGEGPYLDRVADVETIYEGTPAARTRLLDEYDVRYVYVGPNEREAYGPTVFDDLQGITVAKQWDEVTIYRVSQQRLAA, encoded by the coding sequence ATGGAGTACGGTCTCGTCGCCCTCTGGCTGGCGGCCTTTCTCGCCATCGGGCTCCTTGCAACACCGCTCGCTGCCCGGCTCTTTCGGGACTTTCCCGATCGCGGGGTCGCCCTCTCGCTGCCGCTGTCGCTCGCGACCGTCGGCATCGTCGCCTACTGGCTCGGCCATCTCTCGCTCACCGCCGGTCTCGTCGTCGGACTGATCGTTCTCGCCACCCTCTCCGTGCTTTCGCTTCGCAAACTCGACAGGGAGGCGTTCGATCTCCGGGCGATGGCCGGCCCGGTGCTCGTCTTCGCGCTCGCCTTCGCGTTCATGCTCACGGTGCGGGCGCTCGACCCAGCCGTCCACCCGGGCGGCGGCGAGAAGTTCCTCGACTTCGGGCTGCTCAAGTCGCTCCTGCGGACGTCACAGCTCCCACCGGAGGACGTCTGGTTCGCCGGCGAGCCGGTCAAATACTACTACGGCGGCCACCTCCTCACGGCACTGCTCGCGAAGCTCACGGTCACCGAGGCGCGCTACGCCTACAACCTCGTGCTCGCGGGCTTTTTCGGCATGCTCGTCACTGGAACCTACGGTCTCGCCGGTGCGGTCGCCGACTCGCGTGGACGCTCGGCACGAACGGCCGGCGTCGTCGCCGCCTTCTTCGTCGGTTTCGCGAGCAACCTCGAACCGGCCGGCCGCGCCGTGCTCTGGCTGCTACCCGATGGCCTCGCACGAACGATCGCCGACGCGCTCGGCGTGACGATCGAGGGGCTCGCGGCCTCGCCCGCGGAGTTCAGCTACTGGGGCGCGAGCCGGGTGATCCCGGGGACCGTCAACGAGTTCCCCCTGTTCGCGTGGCTCAACGGCGATCTCCACGCGCACATGCTGAGCACCCCATTTCTCCTGCTGGCCGTGGCGTGCTGGTTCGCCTACTACCGAACGCCGGCCGACGAGCTCGGACGTCGCCGACTGCTCGTCTTCGGTGCGCTCCCCCCGATCGCTGGCCTGCTCACGGTGATCAACACCTGGAGCTTCCCGACCGTCGCCGGCGTCGGCTGGCTCGCGCTCACTTTCGCCGACAGCGATCCCGCGACGCTCGTCCCACGACTCGGCGATCGGCTCTCGCGCGGGCGGTCCCTGCTCGGGCGAGAGCTCCGCCGGACGGCGAGCGCGCTGGCGGTCGCAGCGGGTGTTCTCGTCCTCGGCGGGCTGTGGTCGCTACCGTTCTGGCTCGGGTCGGCGAGCGGGCGCGCCATCGCCTTCCTCCCCGATCGGAGCGCGCTCGGACCGCTCGTGGTCGTCTACGGGGCGTTCGTGCTCGTGTTCGTCCCGTATCTCGCCTCCCGCTCGCGTGGGCTCACGGCGCGCACGCGACGGATCGCGCTCGCGGCGACGGCCGGACTGATCGTGCTCGCGTGGCTCGTCGATGCCGCCGCGGTCGCGCTGTTCGGTCCGCTCCTACTCATCGGCTGGCTGGTGCTTGCCGCACGACGGAACGGTACGGACTCCGCTCGGGCGGGTTCGGGGATCGTCGGACGGGCACGACCCGCCGAGTCGGACGGCGGGGTCGACGGGCGAAGCGGGCTGCCAGACGTGGGCTTCGAGACCGTGCTGGTGGTCGCCGGCGTCGGTCTCGTCCTGCTCGTGGAATTCATCTACATTCAGGAGGACGCCGGTCCGGGCCGGTTCAACACCGTCTTCAAGACCTACGCGCAGGTGTGGGTGCTCTTCGGGACGGCGGCGGGCGCGATCGGTGCGTGGCTCGTCGGCGCGGGGCGGCCAACGATTGGTCTCTCTGGCGGTGCTCGCACGGCCGGTCGCGTGCTGCTCGCACTACTCGTGCTCTCGACGTCGATCTACGGCGCGCTCGCGCTCACCGATCAGGTGACGAGCGAGGCGAGCGTGGCGACCGTCGACGATCCGACGCTCGACGCGCTGGAGTTCGTCTCGACGACCCATCCCGAGGAGGCCGACGCGATCGCCTGGCTCGATTCGCGGGCGGGCCAGCCACACATCGTCTCGGCACCGGGCTGTTACTGCAACGAAGACGACGGACTGACGAGCTACAACTGGGTCAACGCCCCGTCGAGTTTCACGGGGCTCCCGACGGTCGTCGGCTGGGACCACGAGATCGGCTACCGTGGCGAGGGGCCGTATCTCGATCGCGTGGCGGACGTCGAGACGATCTACGAGGGCACGCCCGCAGCACGCACACGACTGCTCGACGAATACGACGTACGCTACGTCTACGTCGGACCGAACGAGCGGGAGGCCTACGGCCCGACGGTGTTCGACGATCTTCAAGGAATCACCGTCGCCAAGCAGTGGGACGAGGTCACGATCTATCGGGTGAGCCAGCAGCGACTGGCCGCGTGA
- a CDS encoding GtrA family protein, producing MTDDRTGDSLASAGNRSSRSDIGQRLSALASGSRFGRFVSVGVVGALFDVTTATVLRELGVFPELAVFVGIEISILVMFVLNDTWTFSAEGAAGRFPMVRRLVRSNVVRIGGILVQLAVFRALYRMIAVDLTLVGIDGWFVVAKVAGIAAGMVVNYIAESLFTWRVHTTTGND from the coding sequence ATGACCGACGACCGTACCGGCGACTCGCTCGCATCCGCCGGCAATCGATCGTCGCGCTCCGATATCGGCCAGCGACTCTCCGCGCTCGCCTCCGGTTCCCGCTTCGGGCGATTCGTCTCGGTCGGCGTCGTCGGCGCGCTGTTCGACGTGACGACGGCGACCGTGCTGCGCGAACTCGGCGTGTTCCCGGAGCTGGCGGTCTTCGTCGGCATCGAAATTTCGATTCTCGTCATGTTCGTGCTGAACGACACCTGGACGTTCTCGGCCGAGGGGGCTGCCGGTCGGTTCCCGATGGTCCGCCGGCTGGTCCGCTCGAACGTCGTCCGCATCGGCGGCATCCTCGTCCAGCTCGCGGTTTTCCGTGCTCTCTATCGCATGATCGCCGTCGATCTCACTCTCGTGGGTATCGACGGCTGGTTCGTCGTCGCGAAGGTCGCCGGTATCGCCGCCGGCATGGTCGTCAACTACATTGCCGAGAGCCTGTTCACGTGGCGCGTTCACACGACAACAGGCAACGACTGA
- a CDS encoding DJ-1/PfpI family protein produces the protein MPSALFVVSEEGYWGEECTTPLTMLSDAGVEITVATPSGSPPVIDERSIDPDEVGEETAEEVTEIHESDERLNDPIPVATADADNYDLVAFPGGHGTEWDVNQDSHARALLVDAVSGDEGKGYVVCHAAGILAFAREDDGSAIVEGRDVTGFPNAWEEGIVDDHDRMPDGRKLPYWVEDEVKAVGGNWDAELDADTSVTVDGDLVTARGPGSSAAGGEKLLEELDIE, from the coding sequence ATGCCAAGCGCACTGTTCGTCGTCAGCGAGGAAGGCTACTGGGGAGAGGAATGTACGACACCGCTCACGATGCTCTCGGATGCGGGCGTCGAGATCACCGTGGCGACGCCGAGCGGTTCGCCGCCGGTGATCGACGAGCGCTCGATCGATCCCGACGAGGTCGGTGAGGAGACCGCCGAGGAGGTCACGGAGATCCACGAGTCCGACGAGCGCCTGAACGACCCGATCCCGGTCGCGACCGCCGACGCCGACAACTACGATCTCGTGGCCTTTCCCGGTGGCCACGGTACCGAGTGGGACGTCAACCAGGACAGTCACGCCCGCGCGCTGCTCGTCGATGCGGTCTCCGGCGATGAGGGCAAAGGCTACGTCGTCTGCCACGCGGCGGGCATCCTTGCCTTCGCCCGCGAGGACGATGGCTCGGCGATCGTCGAAGGCCGTGACGTGACCGGGTTCCCCAATGCGTGGGAGGAGGGGATCGTCGACGATCACGACCGAATGCCCGACGGCCGGAAGCTCCCCTACTGGGTCGAGGACGAGGTCAAAGCCGTCGGCGGCAACTGGGACGCCGAACTCGACGCCGACACGAGCGTAACCGTCGATGGCGATCTCGTCACCGCTCGCGGCCCCGGCTCCTCGGCCGCCGGTGGCGAGAAACTGCTCGAAGAGCTGGATATCGAGTAG
- a CDS encoding RNA-binding protein gives MQVKSRHHLRSDAVDDIEESLATTLGVTLDGDSYERVEFADAERDLVLVDGDPVVCYFDDEPFLTVRGANDFPPESHVVTVDTGAISFVSDGADVMRPGITEADADIEPGDLVAIAEENHGKVLAVGRAMADGGEMVGESGKVVESLHHVGDDLYEFSI, from the coding sequence ATGCAGGTCAAATCCCGCCATCACCTCCGCAGCGACGCGGTAGACGACATCGAGGAGAGCCTCGCCACGACGCTCGGCGTCACCCTCGACGGCGACAGCTACGAACGAGTCGAGTTCGCCGACGCCGAGCGCGATCTCGTCCTGGTCGACGGCGATCCCGTCGTCTGCTACTTCGACGACGAGCCGTTCCTCACCGTGCGCGGCGCGAACGACTTCCCACCGGAGAGCCACGTCGTGACGGTCGATACGGGCGCGATCTCGTTCGTCTCCGACGGCGCGGACGTGATGCGACCCGGCATCACCGAGGCCGATGCCGATATCGAACCGGGCGATCTCGTGGCCATCGCCGAGGAGAACCACGGAAAGGTGCTCGCCGTCGGGCGCGCGATGGCCGACGGCGGGGAGATGGTCGGCGAGTCGGGCAAGGTCGTCGAGTCGCTCCACCACGTCGGCGACGATCTCTACGAGTTCTCGATCTGA
- a CDS encoding glycosyltransferase — translation MQRSVGVVVPAYRPDVERLAEYVTAIAERLDPTVIRIELDVPRPDAVERLSSLPGTVATAPYRRGKGRAITMGFEALDTDILVFADADGSTPADSLAAVTRSVLDDDAELAVGSRRHPDARIARHRTFARRRLGDTFAWLARRLLDPQLFDYQCGAKAISHAAWTTVREHLYEPGFAWDIELVAIAGALGQRIAEIPIEWHDQPDSTVSPVGTSIALARGLLAARHRAALINENRLHGMIAAQREEHPLVDADEQ, via the coding sequence ATGCAGCGCTCCGTCGGGGTCGTCGTGCCGGCCTACCGGCCCGACGTCGAGCGACTCGCCGAGTACGTCACCGCCATCGCCGAGCGGCTCGACCCGACGGTCATCCGTATCGAACTCGACGTGCCCCGACCGGATGCGGTCGAACGGCTCTCCTCGTTGCCGGGGACCGTCGCCACGGCACCCTACCGCCGCGGCAAGGGGCGGGCGATCACGATGGGGTTCGAAGCACTCGATACCGATATTCTGGTGTTCGCCGACGCCGACGGCAGCACGCCCGCCGACTCGCTCGCCGCTGTCACCCGATCCGTTCTCGACGACGATGCAGAGCTCGCGGTCGGTTCGCGTCGCCATCCCGACGCACGGATCGCCCGCCATCGAACGTTCGCGCGCCGTCGGCTCGGCGACACCTTCGCGTGGCTCGCCCGCCGGCTGCTCGATCCACAGCTGTTCGACTACCAGTGTGGCGCGAAGGCGATCTCGCACGCGGCCTGGACGACGGTGCGCGAACACCTCTACGAGCCGGGTTTCGCGTGGGACATCGAGCTGGTGGCGATCGCGGGCGCGCTCGGCCAGCGGATCGCGGAGATCCCGATCGAGTGGCACGACCAGCCCGACTCGACCGTCTCGCCAGTGGGGACCTCGATCGCGCTCGCGCGCGGGTTGCTCGCGGCGCGCCACCGTGCGGCACTCATCAACGAGAACCGGCTGCACGGCATGATCGCCGCACAGCGAGAGGAGCATCCGCTCGTCGACGCGGACGAGCAATGA
- a CDS encoding MFS transporter — translation MAGEPTSVRAQLREFFALSRDVLVLSIAMFAFSLGFQMTSRYLSEYMVALGASAFVVGLYGTVSNVISAVYPYPGGIISDRIGSRYALTLFGLLSAIGFGIWLVAPAAGALAVPLLFVGVVFAQAWKSFGLGATFAIVKQSVAPERLAEGFASTETVRRTAFLVGPLLAAGIFVLFGPAAVGSMTDSAIVTAFGVILAVAVVFALLGTLAQHVLYDATGDDYGKSFAGVSQIVEDLRTLPAELRPLLVGDTLVRFANGMVYVFFVIVVTRFLGVGLSMELPILGEIDLSPQAYFGVLLGIEMAVALLTMVPVAKLAERIGLKPVVALGFVVYAVFPALLITAPADAGVLALLFAFSGLRFAGLPAHKALIVGPAEQGTGGRVTGTYYLVRNVVVIPSAALGGALYGGVSLPGIGTIGSPPLAFGVATVIGLIGTGYFLVFGKDFAAASR, via the coding sequence ATGGCCGGCGAACCGACGAGCGTCCGCGCGCAGCTCCGCGAGTTCTTCGCGCTCTCCCGGGACGTGCTCGTGCTCTCGATCGCGATGTTCGCGTTCAGCCTCGGCTTCCAGATGACGAGCCGCTATCTCTCCGAGTACATGGTCGCGCTGGGCGCGAGCGCGTTCGTCGTCGGTCTCTACGGCACCGTCTCGAACGTCATCAGTGCGGTCTACCCCTATCCCGGGGGAATCATCTCCGACCGAATCGGGTCGCGCTACGCGCTCACCCTGTTCGGATTGCTCTCGGCGATCGGCTTCGGCATCTGGCTCGTTGCCCCCGCCGCGGGCGCGCTCGCCGTCCCGCTGCTCTTCGTCGGCGTCGTGTTCGCGCAGGCCTGGAAATCGTTCGGGCTGGGCGCGACGTTTGCCATCGTCAAGCAGAGCGTCGCCCCCGAGCGCCTCGCCGAGGGGTTCGCCAGCACCGAGACCGTCCGGCGGACCGCGTTCCTCGTCGGTCCGCTGCTCGCGGCCGGGATCTTCGTCCTGTTCGGGCCGGCGGCCGTCGGCTCGATGACCGACTCGGCGATCGTCACCGCGTTCGGGGTCATCCTCGCGGTCGCGGTCGTCTTCGCCCTCCTCGGAACGCTCGCCCAGCACGTCCTCTACGACGCGACCGGCGACGACTACGGCAAGTCGTTCGCGGGTGTCTCTCAGATCGTCGAGGACCTCCGAACCCTGCCCGCCGAATTGCGTCCGCTGCTGGTCGGCGACACGCTCGTCCGGTTCGCCAACGGGATGGTCTACGTCTTCTTCGTCATCGTCGTCACCCGCTTTCTCGGCGTCGGACTGTCGATGGAGCTTCCGATTCTCGGCGAGATCGACCTCTCGCCGCAGGCGTATTTCGGCGTTCTCCTGGGCATCGAGATGGCCGTCGCACTCCTGACGATGGTTCCGGTCGCGAAACTCGCCGAGCGAATCGGCCTCAAGCCCGTCGTCGCACTCGGCTTCGTGGTCTACGCGGTCTTTCCCGCCCTCCTGATCACCGCGCCTGCGGACGCCGGCGTGCTCGCGCTCCTGTTCGCCTTTTCCGGGCTGCGCTTCGCCGGCCTCCCGGCGCACAAGGCGCTCATCGTCGGTCCCGCCGAGCAGGGAACCGGCGGGCGCGTCACGGGGACGTACTACCTCGTGCGCAACGTCGTCGTCATCCCGAGCGCCGCGCTCGGCGGCGCGCTCTACGGCGGCGTCTCGCTGCCGGGCATCGGCACCATTGGAAGTCCGCCGCTCGCTTTCGGCGTGGCGACGGTCATCGGCCTCATCGGCACGGGCTACTTCCTCGTCTTTGGCAAGGATTTCGCGGCCGCCAGCCGGTGA
- a CDS encoding type IV pilin, producing MKEKIKQFVADKRGVSPVIGVVLMVAVVVILAAVIGAFVLGLGGNQAAAPQATFSVDGQSVIYEGGDSLSTNNLSASGAKVSNKGDLTPGDTAATISGNGTVRIVYEGDGQSSTIWQTEV from the coding sequence ATGAAGGAAAAAATCAAACAGTTCGTTGCGGACAAGCGTGGTGTCAGCCCCGTGATCGGTGTCGTATTGATGGTCGCCGTGGTCGTGATTCTCGCGGCCGTGATCGGCGCGTTCGTGCTCGGTCTCGGTGGAAATCAAGCGGCGGCTCCACAGGCAACGTTCAGCGTCGATGGGCAGAGCGTGATCTACGAGGGTGGCGACAGTTTGTCAACTAACAATCTCTCGGCCAGTGGTGCAAAAGTCTCAAATAAGGGGGACCTCACACCAGGAGATACTGCCGCAACCATCAGTGGTAACGGTACAGTACGAATCGTGTACGAGGGCGACGGTCAATCCTCGACCATCTGGCAAACCGAGGTCTAG